The Megalobrama amblycephala isolate DHTTF-2021 linkage group LG13, ASM1881202v1, whole genome shotgun sequence genome contains a region encoding:
- the LOC125244239 gene encoding endothelin-2, producing the protein MESRTTLIFIFTLCTSFHEGWGLPLVPQTDLSDPSATHRVRSKRCSCNNQLDSECHYFCHLDIIWVNTPSKTTVYGLGSPLARRRRSTGRCFCANPADRTCKSFCHYSSENPAIMLVHPSEPVREKKEQPKSDHQTTLNNFENASPGVLVLGKSSSLGARSDVITFLRNFVKARARAMEKKSKAGKAGYR; encoded by the exons ATGGAATCAAGAACTACTCTGATCTTCATTTTTACCTTGTGCACATCTTTTCATGAag GCTGGGGGTTGCCTCTAGTGCCCCAGACTGACCTGAGCGACCCATCTGCAACCCATAGGGTCAGGAGCAAACGATGCTCCTGCAACAACCAGCTGGACTCCGAATGCCACTATTTCTGCCATCTGGACATCATCTGGGTGAACACGCCAAG TAAGACCACTGTGTACGGATTGGGCAGTCCACTGGCTCGTCGCCGTAGATCTACAGGCCGCTGCTTCTGCGCCAACCCTGCAGATCGGACATGCAAGAGCTTCTGCCACTACAG CTCTGAAAACCCTGCCATCATGCTGGTGCACCCATCTGAACCTGTGCGTGAAAAAAAGGAACAACCCAAATCTGATCACCAGACCACACTTAATAACTTCGAAAATGCAAGTCCAGGAGTTCTGGTTTTAGGGAAGTCTTCCTCTCTTGGGGCTCGGTCTGACGTCATAACCTTCCTCAG GAACTTTGTCAAGGCTAGAGCGAGGGCCATGGAAAAGAAATCCAAGGCTGGTAAAGCTGGCTACAGATGA